The proteins below are encoded in one region of Scyliorhinus torazame isolate Kashiwa2021f chromosome 16, sScyTor2.1, whole genome shotgun sequence:
- the LOC140392821 gene encoding uncharacterized protein isoform X2, whose amino-acid sequence MQKTIVPSHEAMPALDKIVPSPGNHPSKKQKCERVETEEETGTAEQVLEDSAVILPHKPPHKSTEQNEKPIINEDCAEVTPAPLENEAPSTMIVEQRDTEIQVEHVAETEELINKNGPSTEMPIKKVLEVIDEGMVENKEDIEKTVRSVENDTERSNNMEIDQPPTGTSFKVDNSIFLDEDSNQPMPVGKFFGNVEIMQDLPQSVPLLDSVTRREYRRRHFIAKDEEDEELEDRAVGEREGEPRDLPSSENEVPVGTETKVNSLQQNTPDIVEKCL is encoded by the exons CCTTCCCATGAAGCAATGCCTGCACTGGATAAAATAGTTCCCAGTCCAGGTAACCATCCCTCAAAAAAACAGAAATGTGAAAGAGTAGAAACAGAGGAGGAAACTGGCACCGCTGAACAGGTTCTGGAAGATTCTGCAGTCATCCTTCCTCACAAGCCACCTCACAAATCGACAGAACAAAATGAGAAACCGATTATTAATGAGGACTGTGCAGAAGTGACCCCGGCACCTCTAGAAAATGAAGCACCCTCCACAATGATCGTGGAGCAGAGAGACACCGAAATACAAGTGGAGCATGTAGCTGAAACTGAAGAACTGATCAATAAGAATGGCCCTTCAACAGAGATGCCCATTAAGAAAGTGTTGGAAGTTATCGATGAGGGCATGGTGGAAAACAAGGAAGATATTGAGAAAACAGTGAGAAGTGTGGAAAACGATACAGAAAGGAGTAATAACATGGAGATCGATCAGCCACCAACAGGCACCTCATTCAAAGTGGATAACAGCATTTTTCTGGACGAGGACAGCAATCAGCCAATGCCTGTCGGCAAGTTCTTCGGAAATGTAGAGATAATGCAA GATCTTCCGCAGTCGGTACCACTTCTGGATTCAGTCACACGGCGAGAGTACAGGAGGCGGCATTTCATTGCCAAAGACGAAGAGGATGAAGAACTGGAGGACAGGGCAGTGGGTGAGAGAGAAGGCGAGCCAAGGGATCTGCCTTCTTCAGAAAATGAG GTGCCTGTGGGAACCGAGACGAAGGTAAATTCTTTGCAGCAAAATACACCGGACATTGTGGAGAAGTGTTTGTGA